One window of the Anaeromyxobacter dehalogenans 2CP-C genome contains the following:
- a CDS encoding TetR/AcrR family transcriptional regulator, translating to MATRGRPRSFDRGEALRKAVEVFWDRGYDGASMADLTRAMGINSPSLYAAFGSKAALFREVVDLYVATEGASGRRALDEGTAREAIRGMLRSTAEGLTAAGKPHGCMIVLGRCQAGAPDAGDGPELDALLRARRGRTLEDLRGRLRRAVDEGDLPPGADVEGLTAFYATVLQGMSLRARDGASRAELLGIAESAMAGWDALLRPRTAGRGVARGRSKHEAR from the coding sequence ATGGCCACGCGCGGGCGGCCCCGCTCGTTCGACCGGGGTGAGGCGCTGCGGAAGGCGGTGGAGGTGTTCTGGGATCGCGGCTACGACGGCGCGTCCATGGCGGACCTCACCCGCGCGATGGGGATCAACTCGCCCAGCCTCTACGCGGCGTTCGGGAGCAAGGCGGCGCTGTTCCGGGAGGTGGTGGACCTGTACGTGGCCACCGAGGGCGCGAGCGGCCGGCGCGCGCTCGACGAGGGCACCGCGCGGGAGGCGATCCGCGGGATGCTTCGCTCGACGGCGGAGGGGCTCACGGCCGCGGGGAAGCCACACGGCTGCATGATCGTGCTGGGCAGATGCCAGGCCGGTGCACCGGACGCCGGCGACGGGCCGGAGCTGGACGCGCTGCTGCGGGCGCGCCGGGGCCGGACGCTCGAGGACCTTCGCGGGCGGCTCCGCCGTGCGGTCGATGAGGGTGACCTGCCGCCCGGGGCGGACGTGGAGGGGCTCACCGCGTTCTACGCGACCGTGCTGCAGGGCATGTCGCTGCGGGCGCGCGACGGCGCCTCCCGCGCCGAGCTCCTCGGCATTGCGGAGTCCGCCATGGCCGGGTGGGACGCGCTGCTGCGCCCGCGGACGGCGGGCCGCGGCGTCGCCCGCGGACGGAGCAAGCACGAGGCTCGCTGA
- a CDS encoding 3-oxoacyl-ACP reductase family protein has protein sequence MENLKGKVALVTGGSRGIGAAIVRRLAREGAMVAFTYVSSEGPARSLAEAVERAGGRARAYRVDSADPVAVERIVDEVAAEHGRLDFLVSNAGVATLKPVEETTLEDFDRIVATNLRSVFAGARAAARHLRAGGRIITIGSAHDERVPFAGISAYAASKAALVGLTKGLARDLGPRGISVTLVSPGPIDTDMNPASGPLASTVLPMMALPRYGTGDDVAGLVAYLASDESAFVTGVSLGIDGGFTA, from the coding sequence ATGGAAAACCTGAAGGGCAAGGTGGCGCTGGTGACCGGGGGCAGCCGTGGGATCGGGGCCGCCATCGTGCGGCGGCTGGCGCGGGAGGGCGCGATGGTCGCGTTCACCTACGTCAGCTCGGAGGGGCCCGCCCGCAGCCTCGCGGAGGCGGTGGAGCGCGCGGGCGGCCGCGCGCGCGCGTACCGCGTGGACAGCGCCGACCCGGTGGCGGTCGAGCGGATCGTGGACGAGGTCGCCGCCGAGCACGGGCGCCTCGACTTCCTCGTGAGCAACGCAGGCGTGGCGACGCTCAAGCCCGTCGAGGAGACCACCCTGGAGGACTTCGATCGGATCGTCGCGACCAACCTCCGATCGGTGTTCGCGGGCGCGCGCGCGGCCGCTCGCCACCTGCGCGCCGGCGGGCGCATCATCACCATCGGCAGCGCCCACGACGAGCGGGTCCCGTTCGCGGGCATCTCCGCGTACGCGGCCAGCAAGGCCGCGCTCGTCGGCCTGACCAAGGGCCTGGCGCGCGATCTGGGCCCGCGCGGCATCAGCGTGACGCTGGTGTCGCCGGGCCCGATCGACACCGACATGAACCCGGCCAGCGGGCCGCTCGCCTCCACCGTCCTGCCGATGATGGCGCTGCCGCGGTACGGGACGGGCGACGACGTGGCCGGGCTGGTGGCGTACCTCGCCTCGGACGAGAGCGCGTTCGTCACCGGCGTCTCGCTCGGCATCGACGGAGGGTTCACCGCCTGA
- a CDS encoding trans-sulfuration enzyme family protein — MTEDVHLDSNVPGNPAYHFTIVPPGTPARAGWTERAPLVPGAGLATQCVHAGVQPDPAYGAVMPPIYQSSTFAFRDVCTNAGYDYTRSGNPTRAALEEAIATLEGGAGATCTTTGMAAVLVALNLLPHGSHLLCTVDCYGGTFRTLEHARQAYGLEVTYLDLADLGAVERALRPNTGMVWIETPSNPLLRLTDIRAVTELAHRRGALVVVDNTFLSPALQRPFEHGADLVVHSTTKYLNGHSDVVGGAVVAPRDRTALLQRIQSMNNLLGTSQGPHDAFLVLRGLKTLALRVKAHEAGARRVAAFLAGHPEVARVHYPGLASHPQHALARAQQRGFGAMLSFELRDGRPDRVDHVLRTLRWFTLAESLGGVESLVAHPASMTHASMTPEARQRAGITDSVIRLSIGIEEPEDLLGDLDRALASLPA; from the coding sequence ATGACCGAAGACGTCCACCTCGACTCCAACGTGCCCGGAAACCCGGCCTACCACTTCACCATCGTGCCGCCCGGCACGCCGGCCCGGGCCGGCTGGACGGAGCGCGCGCCGCTCGTCCCGGGCGCGGGGCTGGCCACGCAGTGCGTCCACGCGGGCGTGCAGCCCGACCCGGCCTACGGCGCGGTGATGCCGCCCATCTACCAGTCCTCCACGTTCGCGTTCCGCGACGTGTGCACCAACGCCGGCTACGACTACACGCGCAGCGGCAACCCGACGCGCGCCGCGCTGGAGGAGGCCATCGCCACGCTGGAGGGCGGCGCCGGCGCGACCTGCACCACCACCGGCATGGCCGCGGTGCTGGTGGCGCTCAACCTGCTCCCGCACGGCAGCCACCTGCTCTGTACCGTGGACTGCTACGGGGGCACGTTCCGGACGCTCGAGCACGCGCGGCAGGCCTACGGGCTGGAGGTCACCTACCTCGACCTCGCCGACCTCGGCGCGGTCGAGCGCGCGCTGCGCCCGAACACCGGGATGGTCTGGATCGAGACGCCGTCGAACCCGCTGCTCCGCCTCACCGACATCCGCGCGGTGACCGAGCTGGCGCACCGGCGCGGCGCGCTCGTGGTGGTGGACAACACGTTCCTCTCGCCCGCGCTCCAGCGCCCGTTCGAGCACGGCGCCGACCTGGTGGTGCACTCCACCACCAAGTACCTGAACGGCCACAGCGACGTGGTCGGCGGCGCCGTCGTCGCCCCGCGCGACCGCACCGCGCTCCTGCAGCGCATCCAGTCGATGAACAACCTGCTCGGCACCTCGCAGGGCCCGCACGACGCGTTCCTGGTGCTTCGCGGGCTGAAGACGCTGGCGCTCCGCGTGAAGGCGCACGAGGCCGGCGCGCGGCGCGTGGCCGCGTTCCTGGCCGGGCACCCGGAGGTCGCGCGCGTCCACTACCCCGGCCTCGCCTCGCACCCGCAGCACGCGCTGGCCCGCGCGCAGCAGCGCGGCTTCGGCGCCATGCTCAGCTTCGAGCTCCGCGACGGCCGCCCGGATCGCGTGGACCACGTGCTGCGCACGCTGCGCTGGTTCACCCTGGCCGAGTCGCTGGGCGGCGTGGAGAGCCTGGTGGCGCACCCTGCCTCCATGACGCACGCGTCGATGACGCCGGAGGCGCGGCAGCGGGCGGGCATCACCGACTCCGTGATCCGGCTCTCCATCGGGATCGAGGAGCCCGAGGACCTGCTCGGCGATCTCGACCGCGCGCTCGCGTCGCTGCCGGCGTGA
- a CDS encoding cation transporter has protein sequence MAATATTRTVFAVPRMDCPSEERMIRLALEGAGGIAELRFDLQARTLTVLHAGDPGSLLARLQPLGLGAEVASSAAHAGEPAGAVAAAPDAGAEARTLRLLLAVNAAMFLVEAVAGWLAESTGLIADSLDMLADALVYGLSLWAVGRAARAQLRAAHVSGVLQAALAAGVFADVARRLVGGSAPEPPAMIGVSALALAANVACLLLVARHRHGGAHMKASWIFSTNDVLANLGVIAAGALVAWTGSRLPDLVIGTAVALLVLAGAVRILRLR, from the coding sequence ATGGCGGCGACCGCGACGACCCGCACCGTGTTCGCGGTGCCGAGGATGGACTGCCCCTCCGAGGAGCGGATGATCCGCCTGGCGCTCGAGGGCGCCGGCGGCATCGCCGAGCTCCGCTTCGATCTGCAGGCCCGGACGCTCACCGTGCTCCACGCCGGCGATCCTGGGTCCCTGCTGGCCCGGCTGCAGCCGCTCGGGCTGGGCGCCGAGGTGGCGTCCTCCGCCGCGCACGCCGGCGAGCCCGCCGGCGCCGTCGCAGCTGCGCCGGACGCAGGGGCGGAGGCGCGGACGCTGCGGCTGCTCCTCGCCGTCAACGCGGCGATGTTCCTCGTCGAGGCGGTGGCGGGCTGGCTGGCCGAGTCCACCGGCCTCATCGCCGACTCGCTCGACATGCTGGCGGACGCGCTCGTGTACGGCCTGAGCCTCTGGGCGGTCGGCCGCGCCGCGCGGGCCCAGCTGCGGGCCGCGCACGTCTCGGGCGTGCTCCAGGCGGCGCTGGCCGCCGGGGTGTTCGCCGACGTCGCGCGGCGGCTGGTCGGGGGCAGCGCGCCGGAGCCGCCGGCCATGATCGGCGTCTCGGCCCTGGCGCTCGCCGCCAACGTCGCATGCCTGCTCCTCGTCGCCCGCCACCGCCACGGCGGCGCGCACATGAAGGCGAGCTGGATCTTCTCGACGAACGACGTGCTCGCGAACCTGGGCGTCATCGCCGCCGGCGCGCTGGTCGCGTGGACCGGCTCGCGGCTGCCCGACCTGGTCATCGGGACGGCGGTGGCGCTGCTGGTGCTCGCCGGCGCGGTCCGCATCCTGCGGCTGCGGTGA
- a CDS encoding CHRD domain-containing protein: protein MGHVLLRSPSHAALLASLLLAACGGGGYGGGGGGGGGGGYGDGGGGGGGGGGGGEPGAAALWVVPESAPALSAAGQAAFTAGELFYNAHTAAHAGGELRGQLDLGGALRVATLDGAQETPPVITNAFGAAAFTVDPGTLRMRGVVVTSGVPTANAAHVHLGARGAPGGIIVPLAGGPEVWVVPDDAAPLTAAQRDAFEAGTLFVNVHTPAHAGGEIRGQLDHGGTARLAALDGAQEVPATTSGGFGAGLLVVDDATGRPGGFVISRKLTAESAAHVHQAARGASGGVIVPLFGRPGLWVVRDDADPLTAEQRTAFDAGGLYYNVHTTANPAGEIRGQLERGGPIRIASLDGAQETPPVTSAGLGAGLLALDDGGGGEVGGFVIAGGLTGPTSAHVHQGARGAPGDILVPLSGP, encoded by the coding sequence ATGGGACACGTGTTGCTTCGATCGCCGTCGCACGCTGCGCTGCTCGCCTCGCTCCTGCTCGCCGCCTGCGGGGGCGGGGGTTACGGAGGCGGAGGCGGCGGAGGGGGAGGCGGCGGCTACGGCGACGGTGGGGGAGGTGGCGGGGGGGGAGGGGGCGGCGGCGAGCCGGGCGCCGCGGCGCTGTGGGTGGTCCCCGAGTCGGCGCCGGCGCTGAGCGCCGCCGGCCAGGCCGCATTCACGGCAGGTGAGCTGTTCTACAACGCGCACACCGCCGCCCACGCCGGCGGCGAGCTCCGCGGCCAGCTCGACCTGGGCGGCGCGCTGCGCGTCGCCACGCTGGACGGCGCCCAGGAGACGCCGCCGGTGATCACCAACGCGTTCGGCGCCGCGGCGTTCACCGTGGACCCCGGCACGCTCCGCATGCGCGGCGTGGTGGTGACCTCGGGGGTCCCCACCGCGAACGCCGCCCACGTGCACCTCGGCGCGCGCGGCGCGCCGGGCGGGATCATCGTCCCGCTGGCCGGCGGCCCCGAGGTCTGGGTGGTGCCGGACGACGCGGCGCCGCTCACCGCGGCCCAGCGCGATGCGTTCGAGGCGGGCACGCTGTTCGTGAACGTCCACACCCCCGCCCACGCCGGCGGCGAGATCCGCGGCCAGCTCGACCACGGCGGCACGGCGCGCCTGGCGGCGCTCGACGGCGCGCAGGAGGTCCCGGCCACCACCTCGGGCGGCTTCGGCGCGGGCCTGCTCGTGGTGGACGACGCCACGGGCCGGCCGGGCGGCTTCGTCATCTCCCGGAAGCTCACCGCCGAGTCCGCCGCGCACGTCCACCAGGCCGCGCGGGGCGCCTCCGGCGGCGTCATCGTCCCGCTGTTCGGCCGGCCCGGGCTGTGGGTGGTGCGCGACGACGCCGACCCGCTCACCGCCGAGCAGCGGACGGCCTTCGACGCGGGCGGCCTCTACTACAACGTGCACACCACCGCGAACCCGGCCGGCGAGATCCGCGGCCAGCTCGAGCGCGGCGGCCCGATCCGCATCGCCTCGCTCGACGGCGCGCAGGAGACGCCGCCGGTGACCTCGGCCGGGCTCGGGGCCGGGCTGCTCGCGCTCGACGACGGCGGCGGCGGCGAGGTGGGCGGGTTCGTGATCGCGGGCGGCCTCACCGGCCCGACCTCGGCGCACGTGCACCAGGGCGCGCGCGGCGCCCCCGGGGACATCCTCGTGCCGCTGTCCGGCCCCTGA
- a CDS encoding Rieske 2Fe-2S domain-containing protein has protein sequence MSVTRRQFLVRALAGGAGAAAAAALPACAPDTAPAPLVDVAAPVNGRLTLALSRYPALARPGGAVRARAPGLADPVLVVHAADGTFAAMSSTCTHQGCPVGFEGGEVVCPCHASTFDLQGRVTRPPAVQGLTAYAAFHDPALDEVAVDLVAGDPGFPRWSEGAVVFPLADFPQLAAAGGSVVGRPGGAPRPLALLVVALAGGAHVALDAICTHLGCTVGWDAGRGQVICPCHDSRYALDGTVQQGPATRALGTYDVTADALAVTVHVPA, from the coding sequence ATGAGCGTCACCCGCCGTCAATTCCTCGTCCGCGCCCTCGCCGGTGGCGCGGGGGCCGCCGCCGCCGCGGCGCTGCCCGCCTGCGCGCCCGACACCGCTCCCGCCCCGCTGGTGGACGTCGCGGCGCCGGTGAACGGGCGGCTCACGCTCGCGCTGTCGCGCTACCCGGCGCTCGCGCGGCCCGGGGGCGCCGTGCGGGCCCGCGCGCCGGGGCTCGCCGACCCGGTGCTCGTGGTCCACGCGGCCGACGGCACCTTCGCGGCCATGTCGAGCACCTGCACGCACCAGGGCTGCCCGGTGGGCTTCGAGGGCGGCGAGGTGGTCTGCCCGTGCCACGCCTCCACGTTCGACCTGCAGGGCCGCGTGACGCGCCCGCCCGCCGTGCAGGGGCTCACGGCCTACGCCGCGTTCCACGACCCGGCGCTCGACGAGGTGGCGGTGGATCTCGTCGCGGGAGACCCGGGGTTCCCGCGCTGGAGCGAGGGCGCGGTGGTGTTCCCGCTCGCCGACTTCCCCCAGCTCGCGGCCGCGGGAGGCTCGGTGGTCGGGCGCCCGGGCGGCGCGCCGCGCCCGCTCGCGCTCCTGGTGGTGGCGCTCGCCGGCGGCGCGCACGTCGCGCTGGACGCGATCTGCACGCACCTCGGCTGCACGGTGGGCTGGGACGCGGGGCGCGGCCAGGTGATCTGCCCGTGCCACGACTCGCGCTACGCGCTCGACGGCACCGTGCAGCAGGGCCCGGCCACCCGCGCGCTCGGAACGTACGACGTCACCGCCGATGCCCTGGCGGTGACGGTGCACGTCCCGGCGTGA
- a CDS encoding YceI family protein, translating to MSPAADAGCLDGMIAALAVSLVAALARSASPVEATPRTFAVGPASTLAYRLVHKFHEVNGLSRAVEGRARLLPDGTVQVMVRAPLDSFHSGNSNRDAHMLEVTGAARQPYVVFKGVGHLEPPDRYPADLRIALRGELTLKSPRPVEVAAAVHFDAPDRARVEATFPVSLDAHQVERPELLFVKVDDRVDVDARLELEGEP from the coding sequence GTGTCCCCGGCCGCCGACGCCGGGTGTCTGGACGGCATGATCGCCGCGCTCGCCGTCTCGCTGGTCGCCGCACTCGCCCGCTCGGCCTCGCCCGTCGAGGCCACCCCGCGCACGTTCGCCGTCGGCCCGGCCAGCACGCTGGCGTACCGGCTCGTCCACAAGTTCCACGAGGTGAACGGGCTCTCCCGCGCGGTGGAGGGGAGGGCGCGCCTCCTGCCGGACGGGACGGTGCAGGTGATGGTCCGCGCGCCGCTCGACTCCTTCCATTCGGGCAACTCGAACCGCGACGCGCACATGCTCGAGGTCACCGGCGCGGCGCGGCAGCCGTACGTCGTCTTCAAGGGCGTCGGCCACCTCGAGCCGCCGGACCGGTACCCGGCGGACCTGCGGATCGCGCTGCGCGGCGAGCTGACGCTCAAGTCGCCGCGGCCGGTCGAGGTGGCGGCTGCCGTGCACTTCGACGCGCCCGACCGCGCCCGGGTCGAGGCGACCTTCCCGGTGAGCCTGGACGCGCACCAGGTGGAGCGGCCCGAGCTGCTGTTCGTGAAGGTGGACGACCGCGTGGACGTGGACGCGCGGCTCGAGCTCGAGGGCGAGCCATGA
- a CDS encoding RNA polymerase sigma factor: protein MDEEAAARLYRTYGPVVYRRCLRLLRDRELARDATQDVFVQLLRHWTTSTEPEAVLHWIYRVATNHCLNLLRNARRHGERPLELAPAHAAAGTAAEPQRLVAQRVLSRFDEVTQAVAVGVFVDGMEHEELARALGISRRTVSRRLDRFVESAREYLARGEG, encoded by the coding sequence ATGGACGAGGAGGCGGCTGCCCGGCTGTACCGGACCTACGGCCCGGTCGTCTACCGTCGCTGCCTGCGTCTGCTCCGGGATCGCGAGCTGGCCCGCGACGCGACGCAGGACGTGTTCGTGCAGCTCCTGCGACACTGGACCACCTCGACCGAGCCGGAGGCGGTGCTCCACTGGATCTACCGCGTGGCCACCAACCACTGCCTCAACCTGCTGCGCAACGCGCGGCGCCACGGCGAGCGGCCGCTGGAGCTGGCCCCGGCGCACGCGGCGGCGGGGACGGCCGCCGAGCCGCAGCGCCTGGTGGCGCAGCGGGTGCTGTCCCGGTTCGACGAGGTGACGCAGGCGGTCGCGGTGGGGGTGTTCGTGGACGGGATGGAGCACGAGGAGCTGGCGCGGGCGCTCGGGATCTCCCGGCGCACGGTGAGCCGGCGGCTCGACCGCTTCGTCGAGTCCGCGCGCGAGTACCTGGCCCGAGGTGAGGGATGA
- a CDS encoding DUF4384 domain-containing protein: MTACPSDLRLEGLLLAPDGADAAHVTACPACQERLAEMRAQGEAFAREVYPATVDAVLASVRSAPVRGAPGPRPAPRLRWLRFAVPLAAAAAAALFLLVRLRPAPTVELSVFVKDAARAAPVADGEPVPASAALRFEVHPSSPCCLWILSVDPSGNIARLYPPKGDKASEELIHPAEPHALPTTAVLDGRAGPARIFAVCTKAPVPWPALKDAAAKKLEKGDDAVRQLRAISGLPRGSAQTSVLIEKRG, from the coding sequence ATGACGGCCTGCCCGTCCGACCTGAGGCTGGAGGGCCTGCTGCTCGCGCCCGACGGCGCGGACGCGGCGCACGTGACCGCCTGCCCGGCGTGCCAGGAGCGCCTCGCCGAGATGCGCGCCCAGGGCGAGGCGTTCGCGCGCGAGGTGTACCCGGCGACCGTGGACGCGGTGCTCGCGTCCGTGCGGAGCGCGCCGGTGCGGGGCGCGCCGGGCCCCCGGCCCGCGCCGCGCCTGCGCTGGCTGCGGTTCGCCGTCCCGCTCGCCGCGGCCGCCGCGGCCGCCCTGTTCCTCCTCGTGCGCCTGCGCCCGGCGCCCACGGTGGAGCTGTCGGTGTTCGTGAAGGACGCCGCGCGCGCCGCCCCGGTGGCCGACGGCGAGCCGGTCCCCGCGTCGGCCGCCCTCCGCTTCGAGGTCCACCCCAGCTCGCCCTGCTGCCTGTGGATCCTCTCGGTCGATCCCAGCGGGAACATCGCGCGGCTCTATCCGCCGAAGGGCGACAAGGCCTCCGAGGAGCTCATCCACCCGGCCGAGCCGCATGCGCTGCCCACCACCGCCGTCCTCGACGGGCGGGCCGGCCCGGCGCGCATCTTCGCGGTGTGCACCAAGGCGCCGGTGCCGTGGCCGGCGCTGAAGGACGCCGCCGCGAAGAAGCTCGAGAAGGGCGACGACGCCGTGCGCCAGCTCCGCGCCATCAGCGGCCTGCCCAGGGGCTCGGCGCAGACGTCGGTGCTGATCGAGAAGCGCGGCTGA
- a CDS encoding c-type cytochrome, translating to MNAGTAAWLLGATVVTFTLATAALATPRGGPRSAIAEGRQVFRYDTFGDEAFWSGVLRLHEPIATLTPLQALGAGLKVDLDALPAATVDALRAGQVNLDDPGVTLDLLARDAVVGVKAKIEDGALRSVGITCALCHSTVDDALAPGVGHRLDGWPNRDLNVGAIVGLSPNLQPVADLLGVDVPTLRSVIEAWGPGKFDATVFLDGKGFRPDGKTAATLIPPAFGLAGVNLHTFTGWGQVTYWNAFVANLEMHGQGTFFDPRLDDATKYPIAARNGFGHVRPPEGQPDLVTPKLPALHAYQLSLDAPTPPEGSFDPAAAARGGALFAGAAKCATCHVPPIFTEPGWNLHTPAEIGIDDFQANRGPEGRYRTTPLRGLWAHAKGGYYHDGRFATLGDVVDHYDQHLGLGLTPAQRQDLVEYLKSL from the coding sequence GTGAACGCAGGAACGGCCGCCTGGCTGCTGGGCGCGACCGTCGTCACCTTCACCCTCGCCACGGCGGCGCTCGCGACGCCGAGGGGCGGCCCGAGGTCGGCCATCGCGGAGGGCCGGCAGGTGTTCCGCTACGACACCTTCGGCGACGAGGCGTTCTGGAGCGGCGTGCTGCGCCTGCACGAGCCCATCGCCACGCTGACGCCGCTCCAGGCGCTCGGCGCCGGCCTGAAGGTGGACCTCGACGCGCTGCCCGCCGCCACGGTGGACGCGCTCCGCGCTGGCCAGGTGAACCTCGACGATCCCGGCGTCACGCTGGACCTGCTCGCGCGCGACGCGGTGGTCGGCGTGAAGGCGAAGATCGAGGACGGCGCGCTCCGCTCGGTGGGCATCACCTGCGCGCTCTGCCACTCCACCGTGGACGACGCGCTCGCGCCCGGCGTCGGCCACCGGCTCGACGGCTGGCCCAACCGCGACCTGAACGTCGGCGCCATCGTCGGGCTGTCGCCGAACCTCCAGCCCGTCGCGGACCTGCTCGGCGTGGACGTCCCGACGCTGCGCTCGGTGATCGAGGCATGGGGACCGGGCAAGTTCGACGCGACCGTGTTCCTCGACGGGAAGGGCTTCCGACCGGACGGCAAGACCGCGGCAACGCTCATCCCGCCGGCGTTCGGCCTGGCCGGCGTGAACCTGCACACGTTCACGGGCTGGGGCCAGGTCACCTACTGGAACGCGTTCGTCGCGAACCTCGAGATGCACGGCCAGGGCACGTTCTTCGACCCGCGCCTCGACGACGCGACGAAGTACCCGATCGCCGCGCGCAACGGCTTCGGGCACGTGCGGCCGCCCGAGGGCCAGCCGGATCTCGTCACGCCGAAGCTGCCCGCGCTCCACGCCTACCAGCTCTCGCTCGACGCGCCCACGCCGCCCGAGGGCAGCTTCGACCCGGCGGCGGCCGCCCGCGGCGGCGCGCTCTTCGCCGGCGCGGCGAAGTGCGCGACCTGCCACGTCCCCCCGATCTTCACGGAGCCCGGCTGGAACCTGCACACGCCGGCCGAGATCGGGATCGACGACTTCCAGGCGAACCGGGGTCCCGAGGGGCGCTACCGGACCACGCCGCTGCGCGGCCTGTGGGCGCACGCGAAGGGCGGCTACTACCACGACGGCCGCTTCGCCACGCTGGGTGACGTCGTGGACCACTACGACCAGCACCTCGGCCTCGGCCTCACGCCGGCGCAGCGCCAGGATCTGGTGGAGTACCTGAAGTCGCTCTGA
- a CDS encoding YeiH family protein: MSKAVTAALPWHRREDTWAILIALGLVLAVTTAFFLGGARAVSATALSFPTWSDGGKLLGAVGANPLAPLALFATFLAAFSVASLVIGWDVARYAAGFALLFAFSIVVTALGSNALLKQWQLETPLLALGAGMLLGNAVTLPAWFQSALRTEFYVKVGIVLMGATLPFTIILEAGPLAIAQATLVAVTTFLAIHLAATRLFGLDPRFAATLGAGGSICGVSAAIAIGGACRAEKSHVSVAISLVILWAVAMIFALPFACRALGLAPGVAGAWIGTSEFADAAGFAAASALGDERAVKTFTLMKVVGRDMFVGVWALVVAFLSVTRWDRERAGAPEKVGTGELWRRFPKFILGFLAASLAVTVILASVDSSAGTRFAKEAIAPLKNLRGWAFTWTFLSIGFTTRFRELTRFGWRPFAAFAVGVLVNVPLGYWLSTHVFDAYWLAVR; this comes from the coding sequence ATGTCGAAGGCCGTCACCGCAGCCCTCCCCTGGCACCGTCGCGAGGACACCTGGGCGATCCTGATCGCGCTCGGGCTGGTCCTCGCGGTCACCACCGCGTTCTTCCTGGGCGGCGCGCGCGCCGTCTCGGCCACCGCGCTCTCGTTCCCGACCTGGTCCGACGGCGGCAAGCTCCTGGGCGCCGTCGGCGCGAACCCGCTCGCGCCGCTGGCGCTGTTCGCGACGTTCCTGGCGGCGTTCTCCGTGGCGTCCCTCGTGATCGGCTGGGACGTCGCCCGGTACGCGGCCGGGTTCGCGCTCCTGTTCGCGTTCTCGATCGTGGTGACCGCGCTCGGCTCGAACGCCCTGCTGAAGCAGTGGCAGCTCGAGACGCCGCTGCTGGCGCTCGGGGCGGGGATGCTGCTCGGCAACGCGGTGACGCTGCCCGCCTGGTTCCAGTCGGCGCTCCGCACCGAGTTCTACGTGAAGGTCGGCATCGTGCTGATGGGCGCCACGCTGCCGTTCACCATCATCCTGGAGGCCGGCCCGCTCGCCATCGCCCAGGCCACCCTGGTCGCGGTCACCACCTTCCTCGCCATCCACCTCGCCGCCACGCGCCTGTTCGGGCTCGATCCGCGCTTCGCGGCCACGCTCGGCGCCGGCGGCTCGATCTGCGGCGTGTCGGCCGCGATCGCCATCGGGGGCGCGTGCCGGGCGGAGAAGTCCCACGTCTCGGTCGCCATCTCGTTGGTCATCCTGTGGGCGGTGGCGATGATCTTCGCGCTGCCGTTCGCCTGCCGGGCGCTCGGGCTCGCGCCCGGGGTGGCCGGCGCCTGGATCGGCACCTCCGAGTTCGCCGACGCGGCCGGGTTCGCCGCCGCCTCGGCGCTGGGCGACGAGCGCGCGGTGAAGACCTTCACGCTCATGAAGGTGGTGGGCCGCGACATGTTCGTGGGCGTCTGGGCGCTGGTGGTGGCGTTCCTCTCGGTGACCCGCTGGGATCGCGAGCGCGCCGGCGCGCCGGAGAAGGTCGGGACGGGCGAGCTCTGGCGGCGCTTCCCGAAGTTCATCCTCGGCTTCCTGGCCGCGTCGCTGGCGGTGACGGTGATCCTCGCCTCGGTGGACTCCAGCGCCGGCACCCGCTTCGCGAAGGAGGCGATCGCGCCGCTCAAGAACCTGCGCGGCTGGGCGTTCACCTGGACGTTCCTGTCCATCGGCTTCACCACCCGGTTCCGGGAGCTGACCCGGTTCGGCTGGCGCCCGTTCGCGGCGTTCGCGGTGGGCGTGCTCGTGAACGTCCCGCTCGGCTACTGGCTGTCCACCCACGTGTTCGACGCCTACTGGCTCGCGGTGCGGTGA